In the Kribbella sp. NBC_00482 genome, one interval contains:
- a CDS encoding ABC transporter ATP-binding protein has product MLELKDVDFVRDGKALLSGVSLTAGEGERWALLGPNGAGKSTLLGLCGAVTHPTRGTVEILGRRLGTVDIRTLRESIGHVNPRHPLRSPLSIRDVVLTGLTGTIERMPRWEPTLGQDARALELMELLGIGGLAGAHWTTLSQGERGRALIARALISDPQLLLLDEPSTGLDVAAREQLLETLDQIHLSHPHLTWVLVTHHLEELPTCTTHAALLRDGRVLSAGPVDDVVTTELISATFDHPIEINRHAGRWTATTQHR; this is encoded by the coding sequence GTGCTCGAACTGAAGGACGTCGACTTCGTCCGGGACGGCAAGGCGTTGCTGTCCGGGGTGTCGCTGACCGCGGGCGAGGGTGAGCGGTGGGCGCTGCTCGGGCCGAACGGCGCGGGCAAGAGCACGCTGCTCGGGCTGTGCGGTGCGGTCACCCATCCGACCCGCGGTACGGTCGAGATCCTCGGACGCCGACTCGGTACGGTCGACATTCGCACCCTGCGGGAGTCCATCGGGCACGTGAATCCGCGACACCCGCTGCGGTCGCCGCTGAGCATCCGGGACGTCGTACTGACCGGTCTCACCGGGACGATCGAGCGCATGCCGCGCTGGGAGCCGACTTTGGGGCAGGATGCTCGGGCGCTCGAGCTGATGGAGTTGCTCGGGATCGGCGGGCTGGCCGGCGCGCACTGGACCACGCTGTCCCAGGGCGAGCGTGGTCGCGCGCTGATCGCGCGGGCGCTGATCTCGGACCCGCAACTGCTCCTGCTGGACGAACCGTCGACCGGCCTGGACGTCGCGGCGCGCGAGCAACTGCTGGAGACGCTCGACCAGATCCACCTGAGCCACCCGCACCTGACCTGGGTCCTGGTCACCCATCACTTGGAGGAGCTCCCAACCTGCACCACCCACGCCGCCCTCCTGCGCGACGGCCGCGTACTGTCCGCCGGCCCGGTCGACGACGTGGTCACCACCGAACTGATCTCGGCAACCTTCGACCACCCGATAGAAATCAACCGCCACGCCGGCCGCTGGACCGCAACCACCCAACACCGCTGA
- a CDS encoding DUF1707 SHOCT-like domain-containing protein — protein sequence MAQDDVPQENRPQDVVPAQGGDDPALRRRVSDLEREEVADILRDAAGEGRLSYTELEDRLETLYASKTYGELVELTADLPTGPRAQNVPSTTPQYGGAMVETGPVINVFMSESKRMGNWLVPQRQEVNAVLGDVTLDYTEAQIPFDEITIDVKSILADVKIRVPQNAIVLLDSNPILGSVSEQEAGLKAVPDPNAQPTAPKRFHIRGTAILGEIKIKRGPRLSKRLGLT from the coding sequence GTGGCTCAGGATGACGTTCCCCAGGAGAACCGCCCGCAGGATGTCGTGCCCGCCCAGGGCGGTGACGACCCGGCGCTGCGGCGACGGGTGTCCGATCTCGAGCGGGAGGAGGTCGCCGACATCCTCCGCGACGCCGCGGGCGAGGGCCGGCTGTCGTACACCGAGCTCGAGGACCGGCTCGAGACGCTGTACGCCTCCAAGACGTACGGCGAACTGGTCGAGCTGACCGCCGACCTGCCGACCGGCCCGCGCGCTCAGAACGTTCCGTCCACCACCCCGCAGTACGGCGGCGCGATGGTGGAGACCGGTCCGGTGATCAACGTGTTCATGTCCGAGTCCAAGCGGATGGGGAACTGGCTGGTCCCGCAGCGCCAGGAGGTGAACGCGGTCCTCGGCGACGTCACCCTCGACTACACCGAGGCGCAGATCCCGTTCGACGAGATCACCATCGACGTGAAGTCGATCCTCGCCGACGTGAAGATCCGGGTCCCGCAGAACGCGATCGTCCTGCTCGACAGCAACCCGATCCTCGGCTCCGTCTCGGAACAGGAAGCCGGCCTCAAAGCCGTCCCCGACCCGAACGCCCAGCCCACCGCCCCCAAACGCTTCCACATCCGCGGCACCGCCATCCTCGGCGAAATCAAGATCAAACGAGGCCCCCGCCTCTCCAAACGCCTCGGCCTCACCTAG
- a CDS encoding fumarate hydratase has product MSKPVCVEVCPVSADFNYSDLLPLGADETEYRLLTTEGVSTFTAGDRTFLQVQPEVLQALTAEAMHDISHYLRTAHLEQLRRIIDDPEASGNDRFVALDLLKNANISAGGVLPMCQDTGTAIVMGKKSEGVLTGVADEEWISRGVYDAYTKLNLRYSQMAPLNMWDEKNTGSNLPAQIELYSTPAGSGDPAYKFLFMAKGGGSANKSFLYQETKAVLNPSRMMEFLDEKIRSLGTAACPPYHLAVVVGGTSAEFALKTAKYASAHYLDTLPTTGSPVGHGFRDVELEEEVFKLTQEFGIGAQFGGKYFCHDVRVIRLPRHGASCPVAIAVSCSADRQALAKITPEGVFLEQLERDPARFLPDTTDEHLSDDAEVVRIDLNRPMSEIRDELSKLPVKTRLSLSGPLVVARDIAHAKIKERLDAGEPMPSYLRDHAVYYAGPAKTPEGYASGSFGPTTAGRMDAYVDQFQAAGGSFVMLAKGNRSAKVTAACKEHGGFYLGSIGGPAARLAQDCIKSVDVIEYPELGMEAIWKIQVEDFPAFIVVDDKGNDFFTDTRKPVPLTVRPRS; this is encoded by the coding sequence ATGTCCAAACCAGTCTGTGTGGAGGTATGCCCGGTGTCTGCCGACTTCAACTACTCCGATCTGCTGCCGTTGGGTGCCGACGAGACGGAGTACCGGCTGCTGACGACGGAGGGTGTCAGCACGTTCACCGCAGGCGATCGGACGTTCCTGCAGGTCCAGCCCGAGGTGCTGCAGGCGCTGACCGCGGAGGCGATGCACGACATCTCGCACTACCTGCGGACCGCGCACCTCGAGCAGCTGCGGCGGATCATCGACGACCCGGAGGCGTCCGGGAACGACCGGTTCGTCGCGCTCGACCTGCTGAAGAACGCGAACATCTCGGCCGGCGGCGTACTCCCGATGTGCCAGGACACCGGCACCGCGATCGTGATGGGCAAGAAGTCCGAGGGCGTCCTCACCGGCGTGGCGGACGAGGAGTGGATCAGCCGCGGCGTGTACGACGCCTACACCAAGCTGAACCTGCGCTACTCGCAGATGGCCCCGCTGAACATGTGGGACGAGAAGAACACGGGCTCCAACCTCCCGGCGCAGATCGAGCTGTACTCGACCCCGGCCGGCTCCGGCGACCCGGCGTACAAGTTCCTGTTCATGGCCAAGGGCGGTGGCTCCGCGAACAAGTCGTTCCTCTACCAGGAGACGAAGGCGGTCCTGAACCCGTCGCGGATGATGGAGTTCCTGGACGAGAAGATCAGGTCGTTGGGTACGGCGGCCTGCCCGCCGTACCACCTGGCGGTCGTGGTCGGCGGCACATCGGCCGAGTTCGCGCTGAAGACCGCGAAGTACGCCTCCGCGCACTACCTCGACACGCTGCCGACCACGGGATCGCCGGTGGGGCACGGGTTCCGGGACGTGGAGCTGGAGGAGGAGGTCTTCAAGCTCACGCAGGAGTTCGGGATCGGGGCACAGTTCGGCGGGAAGTACTTCTGCCACGACGTCCGCGTGATCCGGCTGCCGCGGCACGGCGCGTCCTGCCCGGTCGCGATCGCGGTGTCGTGTTCGGCGGACCGCCAGGCGCTGGCGAAGATCACGCCGGAAGGTGTGTTCCTCGAGCAGCTCGAGCGCGACCCGGCGCGGTTCCTGCCGGACACCACGGACGAGCACCTGTCCGACGACGCCGAGGTCGTGCGCATCGACCTGAACCGGCCGATGAGCGAGATCCGCGACGAGCTGTCCAAGCTGCCCGTGAAGACGCGGCTGTCGCTGAGCGGTCCGCTGGTGGTGGCGCGGGACATCGCGCACGCGAAGATCAAGGAGCGGCTGGACGCGGGCGAGCCGATGCCATCGTATCTGCGGGACCACGCGGTGTACTACGCGGGTCCGGCGAAGACGCCTGAGGGGTATGCGTCGGGGTCGTTCGGGCCGACGACGGCGGGGCGGATGGATGCGTACGTCGATCAGTTCCAGGCGGCCGGCGGGTCGTTCGTCATGCTTGCCAAGGGCAACCGGTCGGCGAAGGTGACGGCGGCGTGCAAGGAGCACGGCGGGTTCTACCTCGGGTCGATCGGCGGTCCGGCGGCGCGGCTGGCACAGGACTGCATCAAGTCCGTCGACGTGATCGAGTACCCGGAGCTCGGTATGGAGGCGATCTGGAAGATCCAGGTCGAGGACTTCCCGGCGTTCATCGTCGTCGACGACAAGGGCAACGACTTCTTCACCGACACCCGGAAGCCGGTCCCCCTCACCGTTCGTCCTCGTAGTTGA
- a CDS encoding nitroreductase/quinone reductase family protein gives MIAAPSEVGVVAMGKRMLRAGTRIGAWMYKTLDGRWASGSKDVHVLMLTTPGRRTGVPRSTCVRYLDTPDGVLVWGTGSGSRRDPDWFRNLRSAQTVDVQIGAVHTNMRARELADPERETVWTDVILREDPRIARYAAKARRTIPVAVLKPD, from the coding sequence GTGATCGCCGCACCCTCGGAGGTGGGGGTGGTGGCGATGGGCAAGCGGATGTTGCGGGCGGGGACCCGGATCGGCGCTTGGATGTACAAGACGCTGGACGGGCGGTGGGCGAGTGGGAGCAAGGACGTGCATGTCCTGATGCTCACCACCCCCGGCCGCCGTACCGGCGTACCGCGGTCGACGTGTGTGCGGTACCTCGACACTCCCGACGGCGTGCTCGTCTGGGGCACCGGATCGGGCTCCCGCCGGGACCCGGACTGGTTCCGCAACCTGCGCTCGGCGCAGACCGTCGACGTACAGATCGGCGCCGTCCACACGAACATGCGCGCTCGGGAGCTGGCCGATCCCGAGCGGGAAACGGTGTGGACCGACGTGATCCTCCGCGAGGACCCGCGGATCGCCCGGTACGCGGCGAAGGCCCGGCGGACGATCCCCGTCGCCGTGCTGAAACCGGACTGA
- a CDS encoding DUF402 domain-containing protein — protein MTQGVTEYWEPGTTIEWVYEGTGKHADKPNVRPMTVVRDDADGLVAWLAPGTPLLKPVLTDGRETRQAGPVAMFTADRVLKLDIWHGTGILKVSPPGKPWSVWYFWGADGTFRGWYVNLEREHVRDWASRRTSTVDHVLDLWINPDRSIDWKDEDELEGAVTAGRFTAAEAERIVADAHAAIRDIEAWTSPFSDDWQSWSAPPDWRLPVAPTTHQPDLIAEELHSA, from the coding sequence ATGACCCAGGGAGTGACGGAGTACTGGGAGCCGGGTACGACGATCGAGTGGGTGTACGAGGGCACCGGAAAGCACGCGGACAAGCCGAACGTGCGGCCGATGACGGTCGTGCGTGACGACGCGGACGGGCTGGTCGCCTGGCTCGCGCCGGGGACGCCGCTGCTCAAACCGGTGCTCACCGACGGACGCGAGACACGACAGGCCGGGCCGGTCGCGATGTTCACCGCGGACCGGGTGCTGAAGCTCGACATCTGGCACGGGACCGGGATCCTCAAGGTGTCACCGCCCGGGAAGCCGTGGTCCGTCTGGTACTTCTGGGGCGCGGACGGGACCTTCCGCGGGTGGTACGTGAATCTCGAGCGTGAGCATGTGCGCGACTGGGCTTCCCGGCGTACCAGCACCGTCGATCATGTGCTCGACCTCTGGATCAACCCGGACCGCAGCATCGACTGGAAGGACGAGGACGAGTTGGAGGGCGCTGTCACCGCCGGGCGCTTCACCGCGGCCGAGGCGGAGCGGATCGTCGCCGACGCGCACGCCGCGATCCGTGACATCGAGGCCTGGACGTCGCCGTTCTCCGACGACTGGCAGTCCTGGTCCGCGCCGCCGGACTGGCGACTGCCCGTCGCGCCGACAACCCACCAGCCCGACCTGATCGCGGAGGAGCTCCACAGCGCCTGA